The Vigna angularis cultivar LongXiaoDou No.4 chromosome 9, ASM1680809v1, whole genome shotgun sequence DNA window AGATTCTAAGGACTTATGCAATGAGTTGTTTTAGCACTTACGATAACAAACGAATTCATCAAACATGTCAAATAATTTGTAAAGTGGTTCGGACCTACAATGTTTTCTATCTACGGTTTTTTTCTAACCCAAACCTCGTAATTTTTTACATaactattttacttttcataAAAATGATTTCTGGATAatctgttttaaaaaattttcagaataagttttctaaaatttctgtaatataatttttgaaaatatttttagaataattttctcatattttaaaataagttttcaaGAATAAATTTGTTCAATTTACTTTGTGGAACATATACGATAACTTCTAGAACAGTGACACTAGATGCGTGTGTAGTGAAAGAGGTTTTTTAGTCTTTTGCTAGTATAGGATGCATCCAGTAATaatggaggtgcaggaagtaaAAACTCTGTCAAATTGAGCTTCATATTTAGAGACGAAATTAATTTGGGCCAAATTCTGCACATCGTGATCCATATCTGATTAATGATTAATAAGATTTCGTAAACatatatttagattttgcaTTCTTCTCAATgagaataataacaaataatataataacataatacaACTCATCACTTGATAATTTAAATTGGAAATAACTAATTTTTCAGAAATATAAGTTTTGAATATTAGTAAAGTGCAGgcaatagtttttttatttatttctgtgCTGAATTAGGAATCATTAAATTACGgaaacgaaaaaagaaaactgTTATTGTTTGGATGGGTTGAGATCTATCAAAACCATTTAAGTTGGATGGAAATAgttctaataatttttatatttatgttttaagttttaaaaatcaaagacttttatgaaaaaatattttttgaaataaattggGCAAAAAGTTGATATCGTTTgtgaaattcttttatttgtataaagTCTTTCTTTCactctattattattattttccttcttttttctctttatttctgTTATTTCTAtttcgttttcttttatttcattcttaATACAGTATTACTCTGAATATGGTGTCATTAAGGAGTGCTGTGATATTTTTCCAATTGCCctcctaaaaaaaaattaattcactcaactttccaaaataatCTACGAGCATTCTAATTTTgccaagatttttttttaatacatagaTTCATTTTGTATAAAAACTATCAAATAAGCCCAGATTTTGTCtagattaatttttcataagtCACACAAAAATTGAGCGTACTTTGAAAGTCATCTCAGAAGTTCTTCCATTCTGATGGATTCTTTTTTGTTATCGTTTAAtgcttttttaaattaacataaacTACTTCTCATAACGTATGAGAAGATAAGTAGTTTAATACCTTTATAGTAAATGTGAGCTCTTTCTTAAGgttcattttcattttgtatAAAGTGAATTTGTTGTGACTGTGAAGCATTCTCTTCTGATAATATTTCATACCTTCACTTATCTAAATTCATTCCGGATTTACTCTCATAATATTTTACACTGTTTAACACTTTAACAAAATCACCATTAAAAGTCTCTCAAATGCTTGAAGTTATATGTgattatcaaaagaaaaagggacAATGACTTCTTCACCTTAGCTTACAGGATCTGCTAGCTGCTACTTGAAAAGAAAACTTGCAGAGTTTCTGCTGCAAGTTTACATGATTCATGGAAAAGATCTGAAGTAAATGAAGAATTATGTGGGGAGAGGACCACATTATCCAAAGAAAAGAGATCAGTGGGAACAATAGGCTCATTCTCAAACACATCCAAGCCAGCACCCCCTATCTCCCCTTCCATCAAACACTGCATCAATTCCTTTTCATCAATCAGACCTCCACGCCCAACATTCACAATAAATCCATCTTTCCCCAACGCCAACATCACTTCCCTATTCACTATGTGCCTTGTTTCTTCATTTAATGAGCAACAAAGCACAAGAACATCACTATCACCAGCAAGCTCAACAACATTAGAATAAAAGGGGTATGAAATAAATGCCTTCTCCTTTCTTGAATTGTACATCATACTGCAACCGAAGGCCTCAAGCCTTTCGGCAACTGCTGTGCCAATTTTTCCCAATCCAACAATCCCTACTCGCTTTCCTTTTAGCTGAAACACAAAGCTCAGTGCTAGTCACCATTCATGCTgcaaaatttatgttttatttgtcTATTCTAATAGtactaaaagaaaatttcttcacatattaaaaaatggactttaaatctaatttaattctacaaaatttattaaataagattGATACTCTTACTTAATAAGTCTGTTTTATCAATGCTTGATGTGAGACTCCCAATCAAACATATGCACATGATTATAgttgatattgttaaaaaagacATGTTTTGAGTGGATTTTAGCAATCACAACTGTGTAAGTTTTACTCCTTATGTAATGATCTCCGTTCAAGATTTTGTACTTTCCGATAGATACTTACTAATAGTAGAGGGTTATAGAAAAACAGTGTTATATTTTGGCAGTACTCCACTCATTGAAAATCATCTTTCAAGTACAAAAATAGGAGATCGGAAATATTTGCACAAAACAGATACACCATGTTATGAAAAGCACATGCATAGatagaagaagtagaagaatgAGTAGTACcttaaaaccaaaagaaagaTTCAAGGGCATAGACGGACCCCGTTTCCGAACATGTCGATCAGCAGCAGAAATTTTGCATACTACATCAAGCAACAACCCAACAGCCATATCAGCAACATCCCCGGCATGATCTCCAGCAGTAGAGGCAACCTGAATACTATGACGGCTGCATTCAACCAAGTCTATGTGGTCGGTTCCAGCGCTGGTGGTCACAATGATGCGGAGTGATGGGAGGAGCCGGATGGCATCTGCTGAGACCTTCTGTACAGGGTTGCATAATATGGCTTGAATGGATGACGGGTCAACCTTTTGCTCAGTGAGGAATTGGTGGAGAGGAACTTGTGAGGAGTAAGCTTTGAGGAAACGGTAGTTGTGAGAGTTTTGAGCTTCAAAAATTGGGAAGATTGTTGGAGGACCAAACACTAGGAGTGGTTGAAACTCCCTATCATCTTTGAGGTTGTGCTTGTCTTCCATTGCCATTGATGGTTGAGCTCCTGGAAATTGGTACTGTCAAACCATAGAAATATTTATTCTTACTTTCAATCTTATTGTAAAATCCAAAACACTGCAAACTAACAAGGACAGAACTAAAAGAGGAATGGTACTATTTCATTCTATATGCAGTGCACATTCAGCCACAATAACCAGATTTGGGTATACTCACAATGCCCCATTTCTTTAAAATGTTTTCCATTTTCTGTTTTCAAACTTGAACACAGTATGTAGATATGTAATACTCATTCACATTCCATTAAGGGGTTGGCAGAAAGTGgaataaaattcaaaaccttGAGGAAACATGTACTAGAGATGAAAATTGGAAAAACTGTATCAAACGATGCAGAATTTCCCAGCTGGAAAATTTGTCAAACAGTTCATCCACAAAGAAGAAGTAAATGTTGATGAATGTAACGTGCTTATACACAAAAGCTGCATCTAAACCAAACCGAATTAATTGCTTGCCAGAAGATATAAGCTGAGAAAGCTTGCTTGAGAAGTAGTGGTCGAGTTTTGACTTTGGTACGACAACTCCACCATGTGCAGTGGGGAATCTTTGGGATGAAAAGCTAATCCGATATAATAAAAGTACccaaagtaatttatttttttttagaaaatgccagaattgttttataataaacttttatgTCTTGCTTGGTATTGACttaaataattctaatattttagCATTTAGGTAGTTTTCTcctagtttatatatatatatatatatatatatatatatatatatatttatattagagCTGTGAAAATGGGTCACAACTCGCGGGCTAACTCggtcaccacgggtttgagtcgggttgagtttgaaaaaattgtattttttttatgcatattaGATTTCAACTCGATtcatttaaacccggctcatgcaGGTTGAATCCGTGATGGGCCGgattggcccaccaacccacctaactaattttattttattaaaatttaattttaattttataaaaaaatatttattattttgtttttgtttgaaaaaaatatttaagtttcttattttcaaaattaattaaatactcATGTTAGGagtgaaatttgggagtgaaatttgtttagatttaaattatagaaagtttgtaatttttttatttaaataaaattgtaattaagtgagctagtgagccaacccgtttactcACCAACCTGTGGTAGGTCgggccgggttcgaatttttctggctcgttaataaatgagccggattgagttggctcactaagtgaccaacccgtggtgggacGAGCCGGATCGGGCTgggtgacccgttttgacaactctaatatatatatatatatatatatatatatatatatatatatatatatatatatatatatattcatgtttatcaaataaaagtagaaaaaaacattttagtATCATACCTCAATTAAGGAGATTGATTCCAAGTACAATGTTAGGGAAAATAGGGCGATTGAGAGTAGATATGTGCAATTTGTGAAGTTGATGATTGTCATTATGATAATTGAAGTATGTATATAGAGAATATTTTGCAATCAAAGGATTATAAGGGTTTGATTGAAGATAGAGTACTAGCAGAAGTAGAATAAGTTTAATCTAAtaagtgttgtcaaaatggatcGATGGGTTGATtatttagtgagtcaatccaatTCGACccatttattagcgagtcaaaAAATTTCGAACCCAGCTCCACTTATCACAGGTTGATAGGTTAAATGAGTTGACTCactcacttaattatatattttttaaataaaaaaatataaattttttgtaattcaaatttaaataaatttcactctaaaatgatgttaaattccaaagacaattcaaaataataaaaaaagtaacattcaattcaaatgtaatccaaaaaaaaaaaactcaaaaaacaagtaaataagtttataataatttttgtgtcacttatccatttataagattagaatcttgaatggataaatttataatattttactctcttgaaacaattttttctttgttcccatttacaatacaataaaaaatgttaacaaataatattgaaacataaaataattaataattaaattaaactaggtgggttggtgagccaacccggcttaCCACGAGTTCAACTCGGGTGAGCTGGGTTCTAAGTGGGCCAGGTTGAAAATTGGcctgtataaaaaaatttcatgtttttcaaacccaaccagTCCGAACCCGTGGTAGGCCGGATTGACCCACGGGTTCTAACCCATTTTGATAGCACTACTAATAATATCTTTATTGATCTAGATGAAAGcttcaaaataaaatgtgaCATTTGGGTTGATTTTTGAAAGGATAACGATATTCTGACTCCAGATTTGGACAACTTTTTGACATATGTTGGCATGTGATTGGTTTATCTggacaagttaaaaaaaatgacatggAAATATATGAATTTGGGGTTCGAGGCGTTTTCTTCTTTCTGGGTTTCATTTTTTAGGATTCAAAAATTTGATTTCTAAGGTGCGAGAGAGAGCTTATTGGGACAACGTTCATCGAGATGAGAAATCGTCGTTGCCGTTCAACGAACCTGCATCTGTCGCCGTTGACCGAACCTATATCCGCCGCTGTTGGGGCCGAACTTACCGTTGTTTTGAAGCACCGTTGAAGGCGACAACCATCGCTGAAGACAGAAAAGCACCGTTTGTAAGTTTCTGTGCTtcgttttgttttttctttgttgtttttgtttggttattttcacttattttaatttttttggatcATTTTGGGGTTGTTCTATTTTTGAGGtgtaaatttagtattttttttacacgcaaaatattttttgggtttgTGGTTGTTGATCGTTTATTTTGACATCTCTTTTCTACAATGTTTCCTTTGATAGTCATGGATTCCATTAGACAACAAGATCAAAATAATGTAAGTAAATATGttgtattgaaaatttattactttctttgaataatgttttttaatggttgattttgttaaaaagtatttttagttTCGTTTGCGCCCGTGGTGTGACACCAAAGCTATAGTTGAGATAAATGGTTTCTTAAGAGACAATGATCGTACGCGTATTGGCGAGACTCCGTTTAAGTGATGTCTTTATATGCAGAGGCCGATTGACATATACACACCATTGTTGAAGGAAATGGTGATCTAGTGGGTTAGGCGCAACAAATCCTTCCTTCTCAAGAAAAGAATGGTATCGTGACTGATATTTGCATGAGTTTAGGATTGAGTGTGGGGGGTTTAGAGGTTAAATTTGATGACAATGTTTGTGGTGTTGTGGGGTAGCAGTTTAGTTCTAAGTCATTAACTCTAAAAGACGTTGTAAATaggataaaattaataatagaaaataataacaatgatgttgattatgtatgtcgtttatatattttagtttgttttattgaATCAATACTTATTTTTCGATGTTGATAGATATGTTGGGAGTGGTTTCTTCGCTAGGAGGACAGTGGGAATGCAATCATTCGTGGTGCCTGTCATTTGGATGAAGGGCCAATACCATGGGAAgaaatgatgatgaagaaaataaaagacaacCAAAGGAGAATGGTAGAAATGAATACCGAGTTAAGGAATTTGGTTAAGAAGGTTGGTGCTGGGAGACAACAATGAGAAGAGGCTTGTTTTTTTCAACATAGTGGTCCCTCTGCTTCTGAAGTAGAAGGTGAACCAGATGAGGCAATCCCTTCTTTTGACACTGGCGCCTATACAAATGCGGAAGGTTGTTTGAAGGAAGAGAATGATGATGTCCGCACAAATGTTCAGGACGTTCGACCTCTCTTAGCCATCCCTCCATGGATGCACCCACATGAGGACGATGCTTTAATGGCTGTGGATGCCAAACAATTATACAACTTAGTGATTCCATTTGACCTTCTTGGAggtaatgaattttaaaattggtaaaattttgtttcatattttGCAGTGACATGATGACATATCATCAGACTTAATTTTGCATGTCTTGTGGAAGGATTGTTGTTGAAATTTGTGGTCAAATCCTTAGGAAGCAGGAGTGTTACTTTTTAGGACCTGGGAGGCAAGTGGACAACATAGTAATAATGAATTTGTGTGTGGTATTTTTTGTAACAGATTTTATGTTAGTCCATTGATGTTTAATTATGAAATGGATTTTGTAGGCGATGCTGTTTGCAACAACCATCTTCATGTACTTTGAGCGAAGGTCCATTGGAGTTGAGGAAAGGATAATCTTTAGTCCATTGTATATGGTACAagaaatttgttatattttatgttgtaaattttgtataaacATAAGATATGAAAGATGAATTTGTCATTTCGTTGTAGACCCGAGTCATATACgactcatgaaagaaaaagattaaTCGTAAAGTCTAGGCATTGGGTGACTACGCCAACTACTTTCATTCCCAGATCATTAGGTTTGGTGACATAATTAATGTTGAATTTGTGAGTGGAATTAAATGTCAGACAATTTAGTTTGAATACAATGTAGatgatttattataaattttttgacaCACACATTTGTTTGTACTTGTTTGTCCCAATTGTTCATGACGGGCATTAGTGGTGCTACGCCATGAAGATTCCATCGATGGAAATGTTTGAACATGACTCTCTCGGGCAAAATAGAAAGGATCACAACAAGATTGACACTTTGATTGTAAGTGTTGTAATTGACCCatccattttgtttttctaatttgattttgttgatagggggaactTAAACCcgttatattttagattttgatgatgaacaattaagttattattaatGGGTTCTTGCAaaacaaatggcataacaaatGTTTTATCTTGATCATGTTTGTGCTAGATATGTGAATCCATTATTATTGATTGAGTCATGCTTAAAACAGATTGATAATCTCATTTCTAgtataaataatcgattaaataggTACATAATCTGTTAGATTTAACCAGATCCCTTAGGAAGCTAACATAGGCAAACTACTctattataatcgattaaaacagagaaaaaacaCAGTCTATTATATAAGTGAGATAATTAGTTAAGAATGACAAATAGATGGCTAATATAGCTAATTGTGGAAATAATGGATTACATAAGTTTGATAATCGACT harbors:
- the LOC108336290 gene encoding glyoxylate/hydroxypyruvate reductase HPR3 isoform X3, with the protein product MFPQGAQPSMAMEDKHNLKDDREFQPLLVFGPPTIFPIFEAQNSHNYRFLKAYSSQVPLHQFLTEQKVDPSSIQAILCNPVQKVSADAIRLLPSLRIIVTTSAGTDHIDLVECSRHSIQVASTAGDHAGDVADMAVGLLLDVVCKISAADRHVRKRGPSMPLNLSFGFKLKGKRVGIVGLGKIGTAVAERLEAFGCSMMYNSRKEKAFISYPFYSNVVELAGDSDVLVLCCSLNEETRHIVNREVMLALGKDGFIVNVGRGGLIDEKELMQCLMEGEIGGAGLDVFENEPIVPTDLFSLDNVVLSPHNSSFTSDLFHESCKLAAETLQVFFSSSS
- the LOC108336290 gene encoding glyoxylate/hydroxypyruvate reductase HPR3 isoform X1; the encoded protein is MVELSYQSQNSTTTSQASFLSLYLLYQFPGAQPSMAMEDKHNLKDDREFQPLLVFGPPTIFPIFEAQNSHNYRFLKAYSSQVPLHQFLTEQKVDPSSIQAILCNPVQKVSADAIRLLPSLRIIVTTSAGTDHIDLVECSRHSIQVASTAGDHAGDVADMAVGLLLDVVCKISAADRHVRKRGPSMPLNLSFGFKLKGKRVGIVGLGKIGTAVAERLEAFGCSMMYNSRKEKAFISYPFYSNVVELAGDSDVLVLCCSLNEETRHIVNREVMLALGKDGFIVNVGRGGLIDEKELMQCLMEGEIGGAGLDVFENEPIVPTDLFSLDNVVLSPHNSSFTSDLFHESCKLAAETLQVFFSSSS
- the LOC108336290 gene encoding glyoxylate/hydroxypyruvate reductase HPR3 isoform X4 gives rise to the protein MAMEDKHNLKDDREFQPLLVFGPPTIFPIFEAQNSHNYRFLKAYSSQVPLHQFLTEQKVDPSSIQAILCNPVQKVSADAIRLLPSLRIIVTTSAGTDHIDLVECSRHSIQVASTAGDHAGDVADMAVGLLLDVVCKISAADRHVRKRGPSMPLNLSFGFKLKGKRVGIVGLGKIGTAVAERLEAFGCSMMYNSRKEKAFISYPFYSNVVELAGDSDVLVLCCSLNEETRHIVNREVMLALGKDGFIVNVGRGGLIDEKELMQCLMEGEIGGAGLDVFENEPIVPTDLFSLDNVVLSPHNSSFTSDLFHESCKLAAETLQVFFSSSS
- the LOC108336290 gene encoding glyoxylate/hydroxypyruvate reductase HPR3 isoform X2 is translated as MENILKKWGIYQFPGAQPSMAMEDKHNLKDDREFQPLLVFGPPTIFPIFEAQNSHNYRFLKAYSSQVPLHQFLTEQKVDPSSIQAILCNPVQKVSADAIRLLPSLRIIVTTSAGTDHIDLVECSRHSIQVASTAGDHAGDVADMAVGLLLDVVCKISAADRHVRKRGPSMPLNLSFGFKLKGKRVGIVGLGKIGTAVAERLEAFGCSMMYNSRKEKAFISYPFYSNVVELAGDSDVLVLCCSLNEETRHIVNREVMLALGKDGFIVNVGRGGLIDEKELMQCLMEGEIGGAGLDVFENEPIVPTDLFSLDNVVLSPHNSSFTSDLFHESCKLAAETLQVFFSSSS